In Planococcus shixiaomingii, the DNA window AGGCGGATCATCCGCTCCGTCTCTGTCTGGGTCACGTTCAAAAAGTTCGGTGCGAGATCCGGGTCCTGCCATGCGCCTTCAGCAAGAGCTTCCAAATAACTGCGCATTGTTGTCAATGGCGTCCGCAATTCATGGGAAACGTTCGCCACAAATTCCCGGCGTTCCATATCAATTTTTTCCTGCTCCGTATTGTCATGCAAAACAGCGATCAAACCGTTCACAAAGCCAGTTTCTTTTTGGATGACCGAAAAACTGGTGCGCAGCAGCGTTGATTGATCTTTCGTACTGAAATCGAGCGTTATGGTTTCTTTCAGGTGAATCAAATCTTCGAATGTATACTCCGAATCCAATCCGAGCACCATCGTCAACGGACGGTTGATGACCGTTTCACGTGAAACATCCAACAGTCTTAGCGCCGGATCGTTAATCAGAATGACACGGCCTCTTCGGTCAGTTGATAAAACCCCGTCTGTCATATTCGACAGGATAGAAGCAAGTTTTCGCCGTTCGCTTTCCGTCGATTGCTGGGATTCCTGCAGCCGGTTGGTCAAATGGTTAAAGGCCCGTGCCAGCTGGCCAATCTCATCATCTCCGTAAACGCGCACTTTTCGGGAGAAATTCCCTTTCGCCATCGCTTGCGCTTGTTTTCGCATATCCGATATCGGCCGGGAAATGGTCTGTGCCACCAAAACGCCTAAAATGGCCGTAATGAGCAGTGAAATGGCTGTACCGCCCGCTAAAATGGAGTTGATTTCATCCATCTGGTCATAGACGTTCTCAATGACCGCTTCCACGTAAAGCGCACCAAGGACTTCCCCGCCTGCCGCTTTTATCGGCTGGACGCGAACCCATACCCTGTCATTTGGGCGCTCCCTCGTGACGTACGTTCTTTCTTTCACTTTTTCCTCGGTCATCGCCAGCCGCACCAATTCATGCGTCGCACGCTGGCCGACCAAAACTTGGTTATCGGCCTCAGAGGATGCCAATATGTTGTACCGCGAATCGATTATCTGAATTTCATTGATATCTTCCGACTGAAATCCATTCAAGACCGAACGAAGACTTTGTTCTTCAGTTAAATCTTCCTCGGTCCTGTTTTTGACCATCTCTTCCCGCACACTGAACTCAATGATGTTCATACGGTCTTCGATGGAATCTTGAAAGTTTTGACTAAGCGTTTCTTCCAGTTGCTGCGCAAAATAAAGGCCGATTATCTGCATGGCCAAGACAATCAGCAGGATATAAATCAGCACAAATTTCACATGAATTGATTTAAAAAAACTAACTTTCTGCATTTATTCTACTCCTGTTCAGGATTTCGCAAGTAATACCCCACTCCACGGCGTGTCACGATCCAAGAAGGATGGCTCGGGTTGTCTTCGATTTTTTCACGCAATCGGCGAATTGTTACATCAACTGTCCGGACATCCCCGAAATAGTCATAACCCCATACCGTCTGCAGCAAATGTTCACGGGTCATCACTTGCCCGATGTGTTTCCCGAGATAATGGAGCAATTCAAATTCACGGTGCGTCAACTCAATGGTTTCGTCGCGTTTTAGTACTAAATAAGCGTCTGGCTGGATCGTTAAGGAACCTACTTGAATATCATTGGACTGTGGACCGTCTTCTTCAATCGGAACCACGCTTTGGCGGCGCAAGTTCGCTTTTACGCGTGCAATCAATTCCCGTGTCGAGAACGGCTTCGTGACATAATCGTCGGCACCAAGTTCAAGGCCTAAGACTTTGTCGATCTCCGAATCTTTCGCTGTTAGCATGATGATCGGAAAATCGAACTTTTTGCGGATTTCCCGGCACACTTCCATGCCATCTCGGTTCGGCAGCATGATGTCGAGCAGCATCAAATCCGGCAGAATTTCTCCCGCCAGTTTAATGGCCTCATCCCCATCATAGGCACATACCACATCAAAGCCTTCTTTCTTCAAATTAAACTGCAGAATATCCGCAATCGGCTTTTCGTCGTCTACAACTAAAATCGTTTTGCTCATCGTTATTCTCCCCTCTATTTCCCCGCTTTTTTCCGCGTGGAATTCTACCCGTTTCTTATTCATATCTCCCTTTACTTTATCACTGTTGGAGAGGTTTCGCATCTATAACTGGCTAATGAGTATTTCCCGGGAAATAATAACGAAAAAGAAAAGAGACCAGCCGCAAAATCGGGCCAGTCTCTGTGCTTTTATTTAAGATAGTCGAGCGGATTTTTTGTTGTACCGTCCAATGAAATTTCAAAATGCAGGTGGATGCCGGTAGAACGGCCGGTAGTCCCCATTTTCCCTAGTTTCGTTCCCGCTTGGACTTTATCGCCTTTTTTAACCCCAATGGATTCCAAATGGCCATAGATTGTTTCATAGCCGTTCTGGTGGTCAATGACGACATGGTTCCCAAGTGTACCGGCGGGACCTGCAGTTTTAACGATGCCGTGGTCCGCCGCTTTTATCGCAAAGCCATCAGGACGGGCGATGTCGATGCCATTATGCCACCGTCCCCAGCGCTTCCCTCTCTCGCTGGAAATATAACCGCCTTCCGCTGGCCATTCAAACTTTCCAGTGCCAACCGTTGGCAGCTCTTTCGTTCCTTTTAGGACCACCTCGCCGACCGGCTTTTCTGTTATCTCCATGGCAGTTTCTTGCCGGGCCACTTCTTCACCGTTTTCTTCTTGAATGGCAAACGTCAATTCTTTTTTGCCGTCTTTGCCTTCCACATCAACTTTCGAATCGCCGATAAAGAGGCTTGCGTCTTCTTTTTCGTTAATGTCGTGCTTGTAAACTTCTTCAATCTTTTGTTCTTTTGTTACATTGACTGCCACCTTATGTTCGTTCAGCAGAAAATCAACCGCTTGGTCCACAGTCACGACTTCTTCCGGTGCCGTTTGTTGCGATAAGCCGGAAATTTTTGCGTTGAACGACAAGTCGGTGATGCGGGTTTCCCCTGCTTTCAGTTCCGGCAGCTCCTCAGAAGAATCCTGGGCAACTTCCCATGCTTCCAGCTCTTCCGGTGAAACATGAGCCAGTTTCAACCGGCGGACCGTCTCGTTATAAGCGTCCCGATCTTTTAAATGGATCGCAATTTCGTTATTGACAGCCAAGGCGAATGTCTCCGCTTTGATGGCCACTTTTTGGTTGAGTTGTTCCATAGTTGCCTGTTCGTCCCGAACAATCGGTTTAAAGACTCGCTCTTCGATTACACGGAACTCTTGGCTCGGCAGAAGGTTCAACCCTTCTACAGGCGCTTCTACATTTTCAATTTTTTCATCGATTGCCGATTCAATCGCTTCTTCATGTGCTACTGCACCGATATACTCGCTGCTATTATATAAATGATAGATTGTTTCCAAACTATCTTCTTCTGATGGTTTTGCCGATGCTGGTTGGACAGTGAAGCTTGCCATGAGCAAAGTGGATGCTAAGGCTGCTTTCAAGATATTCGAGCTGCTGGGCATGCTCGTGCCGTTAAAGTATTTCATTGCTTTTAGGTGACCCCTTCCGTAAGTGCGACAGCGCCGCTGCTAAAGACTGTTTTATATACAACCTTTCCTACTCTAACACGTTCTTATTTTAAAATAGCGACATGATGCCATCCGTAAATAAACCGTATTATTGGGTCCAATATTTTCTATTCTGTTGGGATTTTCTCTAGTAAGGGTCTATAAAAGACTTCTTAAAAAACCTTTTATTGGCATTATTCTGATGATACTGAGTTGTTCCTTTGTCATATTTGTCATATATCTAATAAAACCCTCATCGAAATGTGTATATTTTGTTGCAATAACATAAAAAAAGCCGCTCCATAAGTCATTTTCATGACTTTTTGAAGCAGCTCTTGATTATTAAGTTAAAATCCAATACCAATTTTCTATGAAGCAATGGCTTTACGCTTTTGCATCATAGCCAAGCATTTATTATCTCCACACACTGCTGACAATATTCGTTTGGTTGCGGTCTGGCCCTACAGAGAAAATAGAGATTTGTACGCCAGTCAACTGAGCAATGCGCTCCAAGTAGTGGCGTGCGTTTTCAGGAAGCTCATCCAGTGATTTGCATCCTGTCACGTCTTCCGACCAACCTGGAAGCTCTTCGTATACCGGTTCGCAATCCGCAAGCATGCGCAAGTTTGCCGGATACTCCGTGATCAATTCTCCCTGGTAGCTGTATGCTGTACAAATTTTCACCGTTTCAAGGCCTGTCAATACGTCGATCGAGTTGACGGTAAGGTCAGTCAATCCACTGACGCGTCTTGCATGGCGCACTACTACGCTGTCGAACCAGCCGATGCGGCGAGGGCGGCCAGTTGTCGTCCCATACTCTTTTCCGACTTCACGGATTCGGTTTCCAACTTCATCAAACAATTCAGTCGGGAACGGCCCATCGCCAACTCGTGACGTATATGCTTTACATACGCCGATTACATGCTGGATAGCAGTTGGGCCAACTCCGGCGCCAATTGTCACTCCGCCTGCTACCGGGTTGGATGACGTAACAAATGGGTATGTACCTTGGTCGATGTCCAGCATGACGCCTTGTGCGCCTTCAAATAGAACGCGGCGGCCATTGTCCACAGCATCGTTCAATACTTTTGATGTATCGGTTACGTACTTGGCGATTTCCTGGCCGTATTCATAGTACTCTTCCATGATTTCTTCAACCGTAAAGCCTTCTGTTTCGTAGAATTTCTCGAACATGCGGTTTTTCTCGTTCAAGTTCATGCGAAGTTTTTCTTCGAACACAACATGGTCCAAAAGATCCGCCATGCGGATGCCGACACGTGCTGCTTTGTCCATATAAGCAGGCCCGATGCCTTTTCCTGTTGTTCCGATTTTATTTGCTCCGCGTCTTGCCTCTTCCACTTCGTCTTGCTTGATGTGGTATGGCAGAATGACGTGCGCGCGGTTGGAAATGCGCAAGTTGTCTGTCGTAACGCCGCGTGCATGCAACGCTTTAAGTTCCGTTACAAGCGCTTTCGGGTCAACAACCATTCCGTTGCCGATCACTGAAATTTTGTCTTTATAGAAAATCCCTGAAGGAATCAAATGCAATTTATACGTTTCGCCGCCAAAAATGATCGTATGGCCGGCATTGTTCCCGCCTTGGTAACGCGCAATCACTTCTGCGTGTTCAGATAGAAAATCGGTGATTTTCCCTTTTCCTTCGTCTCCCCATTGCGTTCCTACTACTACGATTGATGTCATCGTCCGCACCTCCGTTAGGCATAAGCCCTGTATCAAACAGTGTTTATTGTATCAATGAAAACCCCTCTAGTCAATGGAAATCAAAAGAAAACACGAACATAAAAATGTGTTTTCACATTTAATGTTCGTGTTTAGTATCCTCCGTCTTGCCCGCCTTCGTGCTGGCTCCAATCAATGGTGACGAATTTATTGTACTCTTTCACGAAAGCCAGTTTTACGGTTCCGGTCGGGCCGTTACGCTGTTTCGCGATGATAATTTCAATCATGTTCTGATCTTCTGTTTCTTTGTCGTAGTAATCTTCACGGTACAGGAAAGATACGATATCGGCATCTTGCTCAATACTTCCCGATTCCCGCAAATCCGACATCATCGGCCGCTTGTCCTGCCGCTGCTCCACACCACGGGACAACTGCGACAAGGCGATAACGGGAACTTCCAGCTCACGCGCCAACCCTTTTAACGAACGGGAAATATCCGATACTTCCTGTTGGCGGTTTTCGCCGGAACGGCCCGGTCCTTGAATCAGCTGCAAATAATCGATCATGATCATGCCAAGGCCGTGTTCCTGTTTTAAACGGCGGCATTTCGCCCGGATGTCATTGACCCGGATTCCGGGCGTGTCATCGATGAAAATACCGGCATTGGACAGGCTCCCCATTGCCATCGTCAGCTTTCGCCAGTCTTCGTTCTGAAGAGCTCCGGTCCGCATAACTTGTGCATCGATATTTCCTTCCGCACAAAGCATCCGCATGACCAGCTGTTCGGCACCCATCTCCAAACTGAAGATGGCGACGTTTTCGTTTGCTCTGGTGGCCACGTTTTGGGCTACGTTCAAGGCGAATGCCGTCTTACCGACAGAAGGCCGTGCCGCGACGATGATCAGGTCATTGCGCTGAAACCCGGCAGTTACCTTATCCAAGTCTCGGAAGCCGGTAGGGATGCCTGTAACGTCTCCCTTGCGTGTATGCAGCAATTCGATGTTATCGTACGTCTTGACCAACACATCTTTGATGTGGATAAAGTCACCGGCATTTTTCCGGCTTGATACTTCCATCATCTTCTTCTCAGCTTCAGACAGCAACGCTTCTACTTCATCTTCACGTGTAAAGCCGTCCTCTACGATTGAAGTCGCCACACGGATGAGTCGGCGCAACAGCGCCTTTTCTTCCACGATGTGAGCGTAATGCGCGACGTTTGCTGCGGTAGGAACGGCATTGGCGATTTCCGTCAAATAAGACAATCCGCCGACGTCTTCCAATTCTTTTTTCACAGAAAGTTCTTCTGTTACCGTCACCACATCGATTGCTTTGCCGCGATCTGACAGCGTCAGCATCGTCTGGAATATTTTTTGGTGCGCGATGCGGTAAAAATCTTCCGGCATGACGATTTCCGCTACGGTGATCAACGATTGCGGTTCTAAAAAGATGGCACCAATAACCGATTGCTCGGCTTCTTGGTTATGCGGAGGAACTCGATCTATCGTTTCGTTCATCGGTACATCTCCTTACGCTTCTTCAGTTACGTGGACTTTGAGCGTAGCTGTTACTTCTTGGTGGATTTTTACAGGGATATTTGTATAGCCCAACGAGCGGATAGCATCATCCAACTCCATTTTGCGTTTGTCGATTTTGAAGCCATGTTTTTTCTCCAATTCGCTCGCCACTTGTTTTGTAGTAATCGAACCGAACAACCGGCCGCCTTCACCTGATTTGGCTTTTAGTTCAATTGTCAAAGCTTCCAATTTTTCTTTCAGCTGCTGCGCTTCTTGCAATTCTTGTTCAGAAAGTTTTTCTTCTTTTTTCTTTTGGCCGTTCAATTGGCTGATCGCCGCTTGGCTGGCTTCAATTGCAAAATTATTTTTAATCAGGAAGTTGTGTGCGTATCCATCTGCCACATTCTTGATTTCGCCTTTTTTCCCTCTGCCTTTTACATCTTTCAAAAATATTACTTTCATTCGGTTTGTCCTCCTTCATAATGTTCCTCAATCACATTTTTCAACAATTCAACAGCTTCTTCAACTGTTGCATCTGGTATTTGGGTCGCGGCATTTGTTAAATGGCCGCCGCCGCCAAGGTTTTCCATAACCAGCTGCACGTTCACTTCTCCAAGTGAGCGGGCACTGATGCCAACGCCGTTTTCTCCGCGTTCCGCGATAACGAAAGAGGCGTTGACGTCTTTCATCGTCAATAAAATATCGGCCGTCTGCGCAATCAGCACAGGGCTGTAAGTTTTGCCTGGCTCCCCTTTTGCAATTGCAATGCCGTCCGCTACAAATTCAACGGTCTGGACGATTTTAGCACGTTCCAAATACGTATCCAAATCTTCTTTCAAGAGCCGCTGTACCAGTACCGTATCGGCCCCGTTCGCCCGCAAATAGGAAGCTGCTTCAAATGTACGTGCCCCCGTGCGAAGTGTAAAGCTTTTTGTATCCACTATAATACCTGCCAGCATGGCAGTTGCTTCAAGCATGGATAGCTTTTCGTGCTTCGGCTGGTATTCGATCAATTCGGTCACGAGCTCGGCTGTCGATGAAGCATAAGGTTCCATGTAAACGAGCATCGTATTGGTGATAAATTCCTCGCCTCTCCGGTGATGGTCGATGATGACCACTCGTTCCATCCGCTGGAGCAGCCGTTCATCGATGACCATGGACGGCTTATGGGTATCCACGATGACAAGCAGCGAATTGTCCGTCATCGTCGCCAGCGCTTCTTCCGGTGTGATGAATTGGTTGAACAAGTCCGCGTCTTCTTCGATTTCATTCATCAATCGCATGACGCTTCGGTCATATTCGTCAAAATCCAGCACGATGCTGCCTTTGACTTTGTTCATTGCAGCCATTTTCGCCACCCCGACAGCAGCGCCTATAGCGTCCATATCAGGCATTTTATGGCCCATGACAAACACTTGGTCACTTTCCTGGATCAAATCGCGTAGTGCATGGGAAATGACCCGCGCCCGCACCCGAGTTCGTTTTTCAACCGGATTCGTCTTGCCGCCGTAAAATTTCACTTTGCCGCTCGGGTGCTTGATCGCCACTTGGTCGCCGCCTCGGCCAAGGACCAAATCCAAACTGGATTGGGCCATGCTGCCAAGCTCAACAAGAGCAGCGGATCCCGCTCCAACGCCGATGCTCAGCGTCAGCGCTAAGTTGTCCTTCGATGTCACTTCACGGATATCATCTAAAATCGCGAATTTCGATTTTTCCAGCTCTTTTAAAATCGATTCATTGAATACCGCCATGAAACGGTCGGACGAGATGCGCTTGACGAAAATCCCGTGGTTTTCAGCCCATTGGTTAATGAGCGATGTCACCAGGCTGTTTAAATTACTTCGGGTTTGGTCATCCATTCCTTGTGCCAGTTCGTCGTAGTTGTCGATAAACAAAATCCCGATTACTGTGCGGTCTGCATAATACAAGGTCTCAATTTCCACTTGTTCTGTAATATCAAACAAATAAAACAGACGGTCATTCACTTTATAGTACACTCGGTACTTGCGGTCTCCGAGCGTAATTGTTGTTTCTCTTGCTTCATTAGAAGTTACTAGCGCTTGAAAGTCATCCGATATTGAAAACAGTGATTCACCGATCAGCGTGTCGTATTCCAATGCCGACGTCATATACGGATTAGCCCATTCGATATCGAAATCTTCATTGACCAGCAATATTCCAATCGGCATTTCAAGAAGCGCTTCTTCTCCGACTTTTTTCATCCGGTATGACAGCATTTCGATATGTTGTTCAGTCGCTTCATAAGTTTTCTTCTCTATCATCCATGCAGCGGCAAAGCCAATGGCAAACAGCAGGACAAAAAGTCCCGCTACCCATTCCGACCAGCGTGAAATCAGAATCGCCGCAGTTAAGCCCAGCAGCAATAGCGCAATAAGCGGATATCGAAGTTTTCTCTTTCTAAAAAAAGCCGACATTTTTCTTCAGCTCCTCATTTTCCTTTAAACTCGTGTGCCCGCTTAACCCAGCCCCGGATATCAAAACCGAGGTCCACGATTCCGACTATACTCGTAAACGATTGCAGCGGCAAAGCCAGAATGGTCGCAATAACAGTCACCCACTTAGGCCAGCCTTCCTGCTTGATGTAAAAGTGGTAAAACGATACCCCTTGCAAGAATAACAGCAATTGAAGCAGGACGGATGCGTTAATGAACATCATATATGCCATTGATCCGGGCTGAATATCTGACAGCATGGAGATCAGCAGCACGATTAAATAATACCATAATACACTTTTCGGCAATTTCATATCACGAAAAGGCGGGAATTTCGGTACATCCGTACCAAGCCGTTTTAAAATCGGTAAATACACCAGTAGCATAAACCAAACTAGCAGGAAAACACTTCCGACGAGCAACGTCGGCAATAAGGTTTCGACTGAAAACATCAGTTGGTCGACCGCTTCATTGTATTTTTCCATCTGTTCCACGGAAGCACCGAAGCGCTCCAACATTTCTCCTGAAGTTGCATAAGATGCTTTCATCATTGTAATGCCTTCTTCGAGAACGTTAATGCCGAACAAAACAATAGAGGCTACATATTGTAAAACGGTGGAGATGAGCAGGACAATGCCGGAGCACAAGAACATGAATAACTTGCTTTTCCGGTAATGAATGGAAAGGCCGATAGAAAGGCCGAGCGGCACATATACAAGCGCCAGCGGCAACGATAGAAGACCGCCTACGATAAATGACAAGACCAGGCAGACAACTGAAAAAAGCATACTTGCCTTCCATGGATATTTTGCGCTGTACCACGCAACCGGCAATCCTAAAAACAAAGTAGTGATAACATTTAAAAGAGGCACGTATACGGAGGCTGCAAGCAATACTGCAAATACTGCCGCCATCATCGCGCCGTTAGTGAGTTGTCTTGTTTGTTGATTTTGCATTCGACTCTTTTTCCCCTTCTTTCGGGT includes these proteins:
- the walK gene encoding cell wall metabolism sensor histidine kinase WalK; this translates as MQKVSFFKSIHVKFVLIYILLIVLAMQIIGLYFAQQLEETLSQNFQDSIEDRMNIIEFSVREEMVKNRTEEDLTEEQSLRSVLNGFQSEDINEIQIIDSRYNILASSEADNQVLVGQRATHELVRLAMTEEKVKERTYVTRERPNDRVWVRVQPIKAAGGEVLGALYVEAVIENVYDQMDEINSILAGGTAISLLITAILGVLVAQTISRPISDMRKQAQAMAKGNFSRKVRVYGDDEIGQLARAFNHLTNRLQESQQSTESERRKLASILSNMTDGVLSTDRRGRVILINDPALRLLDVSRETVINRPLTMVLGLDSEYTFEDLIHLKETITLDFSTKDQSTLLRTSFSVIQKETGFVNGLIAVLHDNTEQEKIDMERREFVANVSHELRTPLTTMRSYLEALAEGAWQDPDLAPNFLNVTQTETERMIRLVNDLLKLSKMDSSETELNKEIIEFNRFFNRIIDRFEMSKSQNVHFERYLPNEQYFVEIDPDKLTQVIDNIISNALKYSPEGGMIRFAMTVEEGALQIRISDQGMGIPKENVDRIFDRFYRVDRARSREMGGTGLGLAISKEMIHAHGGSIWAKSVYGRGTTIFFTLPFEIDDGGEWE
- the yycF gene encoding response regulator YycF produces the protein MSKTILVVDDEKPIADILQFNLKKEGFDVVCAYDGDEAIKLAGEILPDLMLLDIMLPNRDGMEVCREIRKKFDFPIIMLTAKDSEIDKVLGLELGADDYVTKPFSTRELIARVKANLRRQSVVPIEEDGPQSNDIQVGSLTIQPDAYLVLKRDETIELTHREFELLHYLGKHIGQVMTREHLLQTVWGYDYFGDVRTVDVTIRRLREKIEDNPSHPSWIVTRRGVGYYLRNPEQE
- a CDS encoding peptidoglycan DD-metalloendopeptidase family protein, with protein sequence MKYFNGTSMPSSSNILKAALASTLLMASFTVQPASAKPSEEDSLETIYHLYNSSEYIGAVAHEEAIESAIDEKIENVEAPVEGLNLLPSQEFRVIEERVFKPIVRDEQATMEQLNQKVAIKAETFALAVNNEIAIHLKDRDAYNETVRRLKLAHVSPEELEAWEVAQDSSEELPELKAGETRITDLSFNAKISGLSQQTAPEEVVTVDQAVDFLLNEHKVAVNVTKEQKIEEVYKHDINEKEDASLFIGDSKVDVEGKDGKKELTFAIQEENGEEVARQETAMEITEKPVGEVVLKGTKELPTVGTGKFEWPAEGGYISSERGKRWGRWHNGIDIARPDGFAIKAADHGIVKTAGPAGTLGNHVVIDHQNGYETIYGHLESIGVKKGDKVQAGTKLGKMGTTGRSTGIHLHFEISLDGTTKNPLDYLK
- a CDS encoding adenylosuccinate synthase, coding for MTSIVVVGTQWGDEGKGKITDFLSEHAEVIARYQGGNNAGHTIIFGGETYKLHLIPSGIFYKDKISVIGNGMVVDPKALVTELKALHARGVTTDNLRISNRAHVILPYHIKQDEVEEARRGANKIGTTGKGIGPAYMDKAARVGIRMADLLDHVVFEEKLRMNLNEKNRMFEKFYETEGFTVEEIMEEYYEYGQEIAKYVTDTSKVLNDAVDNGRRVLFEGAQGVMLDIDQGTYPFVTSSNPVAGGVTIGAGVGPTAIQHVIGVCKAYTSRVGDGPFPTELFDEVGNRIREVGKEYGTTTGRPRRIGWFDSVVVRHARRVSGLTDLTVNSIDVLTGLETVKICTAYSYQGELITEYPANLRMLADCEPVYEELPGWSEDVTGCKSLDELPENARHYLERIAQLTGVQISIFSVGPDRNQTNIVSSVWR
- the dnaB gene encoding replicative DNA helicase; its protein translation is MNETIDRVPPHNQEAEQSVIGAIFLEPQSLITVAEIVMPEDFYRIAHQKIFQTMLTLSDRGKAIDVVTVTEELSVKKELEDVGGLSYLTEIANAVPTAANVAHYAHIVEEKALLRRLIRVATSIVEDGFTREDEVEALLSEAEKKMMEVSSRKNAGDFIHIKDVLVKTYDNIELLHTRKGDVTGIPTGFRDLDKVTAGFQRNDLIIVAARPSVGKTAFALNVAQNVATRANENVAIFSLEMGAEQLVMRMLCAEGNIDAQVMRTGALQNEDWRKLTMAMGSLSNAGIFIDDTPGIRVNDIRAKCRRLKQEHGLGMIMIDYLQLIQGPGRSGENRQQEVSDISRSLKGLARELEVPVIALSQLSRGVEQRQDKRPMMSDLRESGSIEQDADIVSFLYREDYYDKETEDQNMIEIIIAKQRNGPTGTVKLAFVKEYNKFVTIDWSQHEGGQDGGY
- the rplI gene encoding 50S ribosomal protein L9, with amino-acid sequence MKVIFLKDVKGRGKKGEIKNVADGYAHNFLIKNNFAIEASQAAISQLNGQKKKEEKLSEQELQEAQQLKEKLEALTIELKAKSGEGGRLFGSITTKQVASELEKKHGFKIDKRKMELDDAIRSLGYTNIPVKIHQEVTATLKVHVTEEA
- a CDS encoding DHH family phosphoesterase, with product MSAFFRKRKLRYPLIALLLLGLTAAILISRWSEWVAGLFVLLFAIGFAAAWMIEKKTYEATEQHIEMLSYRMKKVGEEALLEMPIGILLVNEDFDIEWANPYMTSALEYDTLIGESLFSISDDFQALVTSNEARETTITLGDRKYRVYYKVNDRLFYLFDITEQVEIETLYYADRTVIGILFIDNYDELAQGMDDQTRSNLNSLVTSLINQWAENHGIFVKRISSDRFMAVFNESILKELEKSKFAILDDIREVTSKDNLALTLSIGVGAGSAALVELGSMAQSSLDLVLGRGGDQVAIKHPSGKVKFYGGKTNPVEKRTRVRARVISHALRDLIQESDQVFVMGHKMPDMDAIGAAVGVAKMAAMNKVKGSIVLDFDEYDRSVMRLMNEIEEDADLFNQFITPEEALATMTDNSLLVIVDTHKPSMVIDERLLQRMERVVIIDHHRRGEEFITNTMLVYMEPYASSTAELVTELIEYQPKHEKLSMLEATAMLAGIIVDTKSFTLRTGARTFEAASYLRANGADTVLVQRLLKEDLDTYLERAKIVQTVEFVADGIAIAKGEPGKTYSPVLIAQTADILLTMKDVNASFVIAERGENGVGISARSLGEVNVQLVMENLGGGGHLTNAATQIPDATVEEAVELLKNVIEEHYEGGQTE
- a CDS encoding YybS family protein; the encoded protein is MQNQQTRQLTNGAMMAAVFAVLLAASVYVPLLNVITTLFLGLPVAWYSAKYPWKASMLFSVVCLVLSFIVGGLLSLPLALVYVPLGLSIGLSIHYRKSKLFMFLCSGIVLLISTVLQYVASIVLFGINVLEEGITMMKASYATSGEMLERFGASVEQMEKYNEAVDQLMFSVETLLPTLLVGSVFLLVWFMLLVYLPILKRLGTDVPKFPPFRDMKLPKSVLWYYLIVLLISMLSDIQPGSMAYMMFINASVLLQLLLFLQGVSFYHFYIKQEGWPKWVTVIATILALPLQSFTSIVGIVDLGFDIRGWVKRAHEFKGK